A single genomic interval of Streptomyces sp. NBC_00663 harbors:
- a CDS encoding PucR family transcriptional regulator, with protein sequence MRLRALLDTDALGLRLLGGEDELDRTVRGVMTTDLRDPSRYLSGGELVLTGLAWRRDAADSDAFVRILVQAGVAALAAGEAELGDVPDDLVQACTRNRLPLFAVHESVAFATITEHVVRQVSGERAGDLAAVVDRHRRMMTSGPAGGGPDVVLDLLGSDLDLRAWVLSPTGRLIAGSKTTGPALPADICAKLAAEHLAAARTGRRGPHRLTLGSTTYSLFPVRSSGRSPQASRDVRETVLSDWLLAVEADAGDWPEERLDLLQGVTQLIAVERDRRDAARTVRRRLAQEILELVQTGAAPAEIAARLRVAAPVLLPGLGAAPHWQVVVARVEWDGGDIEGGVVAQSLLEEILVDPLAGGTEPSDRIAVAHTGDEAIALVPLPAMSTEHDGSETGILADVLLESVRDPLAAGLDDDGRVTLGVSAAVHSAEGLRGALEEARHARRVAAARPGRVCAAGHQELASHVLLLPFVPDDVRRAFTARLLDPLRDYDRRHRAELIPTLEAFLDCDGSWTRCATRLHLHVNTLRYRVGRIEQLTSRDLSRLEDKLDFFLALRMS encoded by the coding sequence ATGCGGCTGCGCGCACTGCTGGACACCGACGCGCTGGGCCTGCGGCTGCTCGGCGGCGAGGACGAGCTGGACCGCACCGTACGCGGTGTGATGACCACGGACCTGCGGGATCCGAGCCGCTATCTGTCGGGCGGCGAGCTGGTGCTCACGGGGCTGGCGTGGCGAAGGGACGCCGCCGACTCCGACGCGTTCGTGCGGATCCTGGTGCAGGCCGGGGTGGCGGCGCTGGCGGCGGGCGAGGCGGAGCTCGGCGATGTGCCGGACGACCTGGTGCAGGCCTGTACGCGCAACCGGCTGCCGCTGTTCGCGGTGCACGAGTCGGTGGCGTTCGCGACGATCACCGAGCATGTCGTACGGCAGGTCAGCGGCGAGCGGGCCGGTGACCTGGCGGCCGTGGTGGACCGGCACCGCCGGATGATGACCTCGGGCCCGGCGGGCGGCGGCCCGGACGTCGTCCTGGACCTGCTCGGCTCCGACCTGGATCTGCGGGCCTGGGTGCTGTCGCCGACCGGGCGGCTGATCGCGGGCTCCAAGACCACGGGCCCGGCGCTGCCCGCCGACATCTGCGCGAAGCTCGCGGCGGAGCATCTCGCGGCCGCCCGCACAGGCCGGCGCGGCCCGCACCGGCTGACGCTCGGCTCGACGACGTACTCGCTGTTCCCGGTCCGCAGCAGCGGACGCTCCCCGCAGGCCTCGCGGGACGTGCGCGAGACGGTGCTGTCGGACTGGCTGCTGGCCGTCGAGGCGGACGCCGGGGACTGGCCGGAGGAGCGGCTCGACCTGCTCCAGGGCGTCACCCAGCTGATCGCGGTCGAGCGGGACCGCAGGGACGCCGCCCGCACGGTGCGGCGGCGGCTCGCCCAGGAGATCCTGGAGCTGGTCCAGACGGGCGCGGCGCCCGCCGAGATCGCCGCGCGTCTGCGCGTCGCCGCGCCGGTCCTGCTGCCCGGTCTGGGGGCGGCACCGCACTGGCAGGTCGTCGTGGCCCGCGTCGAGTGGGACGGCGGGGACATCGAGGGCGGTGTGGTCGCCCAGTCGCTGCTGGAGGAGATCCTGGTGGACCCGCTGGCCGGCGGCACCGAGCCGTCCGACCGGATCGCGGTCGCCCACACCGGCGACGAGGCCATCGCGCTGGTCCCGCTGCCCGCGATGTCGACCGAGCACGACGGCTCCGAGACGGGCATCCTCGCCGACGTCCTGCTGGAGTCCGTACGGGACCCGCTCGCCGCCGGGCTCGACGACGACGGCCGGGTCACGCTGGGCGTCAGCGCGGCCGTGCACTCGGCGGAGGGGCTGCGCGGCGCGCTGGAGGAGGCCCGGCACGCCCGCCGGGTGGCGGCGGCCCGGCCCGGCCGGGTGTGCGCGGCGGGCCACCAGGAGCTGGCCTCGCACGTCCTGCTGCTGCCCTTCGTCCCGGACGACGTCCGCCGGGCGTTCACGGCCCGTCTTCTGGACCCCCTGCGGGACTACGACCGTCGGCACCGCGCGGAGCTGATCCCGACCCTGGAGGCGTTCCTCGACTGCGACGGCTCCTGGACCCGCTGCGCGACCCGGCTCCACCTGCACGTCAACACACTGCGCTACCGGGTGGGGCGAATCGAGCAGTTGACGAGTCGTGACCTTTCCCGGCTGGAGGACAAGCTGGATTTCTTCCTGGCGTTGAGGATGAGCTGA
- a CDS encoding GntR family transcriptional regulator, with protein sequence MKQGTQGSTGTEITGPVRVPSQARAHGALPEPQVERTRAADAVPKARGGRPPAEHPLPTPSSVVPAEQPPVSPPSVSAEHRARPLVQRASVRGQIVDALRTALVTGELIPGEVYSAPVLGERFGVSATPVREAMQQLALEGAVEVVPNRGFRVVERGARELAELAEVRALIEVPVVLRLARTVPAERWAELRPVAEATVRAASTGCRATYAESDRAFHRAVLALAGNEQLVQIADDLHRRAQWPLTGGPAARGRAELVADAAEHTALLDALIAGIPDVVRALVGEHFTGVG encoded by the coding sequence GTGAAGCAGGGCACACAGGGCTCCACCGGGACGGAGATCACCGGGCCGGTACGGGTGCCGTCGCAGGCGCGTGCCCACGGCGCGCTGCCGGAGCCCCAGGTCGAACGCACCCGCGCCGCCGACGCCGTACCGAAGGCCCGGGGCGGGCGCCCGCCCGCCGAGCACCCCTTGCCGACGCCGTCCTCCGTGGTCCCCGCAGAGCAGCCGCCGGTGTCGCCGCCCTCCGTGTCCGCCGAACACCGCGCCCGGCCCCTCGTCCAGCGGGCCTCCGTGCGCGGACAGATCGTCGACGCCCTGCGCACCGCGCTGGTGACCGGCGAGCTGATCCCCGGCGAGGTCTACTCGGCGCCCGTCCTCGGCGAGCGCTTCGGCGTCTCCGCGACGCCCGTCCGTGAGGCCATGCAGCAGCTCGCGCTGGAGGGCGCCGTCGAGGTCGTCCCCAACCGCGGCTTCAGGGTCGTCGAGCGGGGCGCCCGGGAGCTGGCGGAACTGGCCGAGGTCCGCGCCCTGATCGAGGTGCCGGTCGTACTGCGGCTGGCGCGTACGGTGCCGGCCGAGCGCTGGGCGGAACTGCGACCGGTCGCCGAGGCCACGGTGCGGGCCGCGTCGACCGGCTGCCGGGCGACGTACGCCGAGTCGGACCGCGCCTTCCACCGCGCGGTCCTCGCCCTCGCCGGCAACGAACAGCTGGTCCAGATCGCCGACGACCTCCACCGCCGCGCCCAGTGGCCCCTGACCGGCGGCCCGGCCGCACGCGGCCGAGCCGAACTGGTCGCGGACGCGGCGGAACACACCGCCCTGCTGGACGCGTTGATCGCCGGAATTCCCGACGTGGTGCGAGCGCTGGTGGGGGAGCACTTCACGGGGGTGGGCTGA
- a CDS encoding (2Fe-2S)-binding protein: MPAPGSALTDAYNRLTEVFPGMTVRELGPAEPAPRGGGWVGAHALAAGGDGLDAFLVWDDAQVRRDHGRPGRPDVIASFGLHRYAWPACLLITLPWFLHRRVPRFPVTRVSYDRTRGPMDFAVRAGAFACLPGDPAAALPGARVIPDEEALRAEVRDAVAEHMEPLLAGFGPRMRRRGRALWGMVTDEVVEGLWYVAGLLGEHERRRAERELELLLPGTTKPYVGSAAFRELSGPAGEPLPTRDRISCCMYYTLEPQDTCATCPRTCDADRVVKLLAAAAS; encoded by the coding sequence ATGCCCGCTCCCGGCTCGGCCCTCACAGACGCCTACAACCGTCTGACCGAGGTCTTTCCGGGCATGACGGTGCGCGAGCTGGGGCCGGCGGAGCCGGCACCCCGGGGCGGGGGATGGGTCGGAGCCCACGCGCTCGCGGCGGGCGGGGACGGCCTCGACGCCTTCCTGGTGTGGGACGACGCACAGGTCCGGCGCGATCACGGACGCCCCGGCCGGCCGGACGTCATCGCGAGCTTCGGACTGCACCGGTACGCCTGGCCCGCGTGTCTGCTGATCACCCTGCCCTGGTTCCTGCACCGCCGGGTGCCGCGCTTCCCCGTGACGCGGGTGTCGTACGACCGGACCCGGGGCCCGATGGACTTCGCCGTACGGGCCGGCGCCTTCGCCTGTCTGCCGGGTGATCCGGCCGCGGCGCTGCCCGGTGCCCGGGTGATCCCGGACGAGGAGGCGCTGCGTGCCGAGGTGCGGGACGCCGTCGCCGAGCACATGGAGCCGCTGCTCGCCGGGTTCGGACCGCGGATGCGGCGACGCGGGCGGGCCCTGTGGGGCATGGTGACCGACGAGGTGGTCGAGGGACTCTGGTACGTCGCCGGACTGCTCGGCGAGCACGAGCGGCGGCGGGCGGAGCGCGAGCTGGAGCTGCTCCTGCCGGGCACGACCAAGCCGTACGTCGGCTCGGCGGCCTTCCGTGAGCTGAGCGGACCGGCCGGCGAGCCGCTGCCCACCCGGGACCGGATCAGCTGCTGCATGTACTACACCCTCGAACCGCAGGACACGTGCGCCACCTGCCCGCGCACCTGCGACGCCGACCGGGTCGTCAAACTGCTGGCGGCGGCAGCCAGTTGA
- a CDS encoding DUF2637 domain-containing protein, with translation MRLTDISLNWLLPGAVLLLGMLAAMAVLARSKRSSGEHAKDDSWERSEERRRRKEAIYGTASYVLLFCCAAVAAALSFHGLVGFGQQNLNLSGGWEYLVPFGLDGAAMFCSVLAVREASHGDAALGSRILVWTFAGAAAWFNWVHAPRGLGHDGAPQFFSGMSLSAAVLFDRALKQTRRAALREQGLVPRPLPQIRVVRWLRAPRETYKAWSLMLLENVRSLDEAVDEVREDQRQKETNRLRRREADRLERAQLKAISRGHRGFIGRGGGRQVETQALERGGDRATAEPAISTTPEQLPVRSRPSLQPVRQGTEPITVDLTAEDDTMALPRLDSLERKLKDLEQQFG, from the coding sequence ATGAGACTGACCGACATATCGCTGAACTGGCTGCTTCCGGGCGCCGTACTGCTCCTGGGCATGTTGGCGGCGATGGCGGTGCTGGCGCGGAGCAAGCGGTCCAGCGGGGAGCACGCTAAGGACGACTCGTGGGAGCGCAGCGAGGAGCGCCGCAGGCGCAAGGAAGCCATATACGGCACCGCCTCCTATGTCCTCCTCTTCTGCTGTGCGGCGGTCGCCGCCGCCCTCTCCTTCCATGGCCTGGTCGGCTTCGGCCAGCAGAACCTGAACCTGTCCGGCGGCTGGGAGTACCTGGTCCCCTTCGGCCTGGACGGCGCGGCGATGTTCTGCTCGGTGCTCGCGGTGCGTGAGGCCAGCCACGGTGACGCGGCGCTCGGCTCCCGGATACTGGTGTGGACGTTCGCGGGTGCCGCGGCCTGGTTCAACTGGGTGCACGCGCCCAGGGGCCTGGGCCACGACGGCGCGCCGCAGTTCTTCTCCGGCATGTCCCTTTCCGCGGCCGTCCTGTTCGACCGCGCGCTGAAGCAGACCCGCCGGGCGGCGCTGCGCGAGCAGGGCCTGGTGCCCCGTCCGCTGCCGCAGATCCGCGTGGTCCGCTGGCTGCGGGCGCCGCGTGAGACGTACAAGGCCTGGTCGCTCATGCTCCTGGAGAACGTGCGCAGCCTCGATGAGGCGGTCGACGAGGTCCGCGAGGACCAGCGCCAGAAGGAGACGAACCGGCTGCGCCGCCGCGAGGCGGACCGTCTGGAGCGGGCCCAGCTCAAGGCCATCAGCCGGGGGCACCGCGGATTCATCGGCCGCGGCGGCGGCCGGCAGGTCGAGACCCAGGCCCTGGAGCGGGGCGGCGACCGAGCCACCGCGGAGCCTGCCATATCTACGACGCCGGAACAGCTGCCCGTGCGCTCGCGTCCGTCCCTTCAGCCGGTCCGTCAAGGCACTGAGCCGATCACCGTCGACCTCACCGCGGAGGACGACACCATGGCCCTGCCGCGGCTCGACTCCCTGGAGCGCAAGCTCAAGGACCTTGAGCAGCAGTTCGGTTAA
- a CDS encoding ATP-binding protein has protein sequence MKRQARGGGPTAIGAFSVETVEDRAVSVGEPAPAVSLRRRLGRADLRAVPEVRRALRELLGPWGRPGRSEIAELLTSELVTNALVHTDHDAVLTATVGPRGLRVEVRDFVARRPRLRVPNADDGTHGRGLFLVQSLADAWGVRAHGVGKAVWFELDAGAA, from the coding sequence ATGAAGAGGCAGGCACGAGGAGGCGGTCCCACGGCGATCGGGGCCTTCTCGGTGGAGACGGTGGAGGACAGGGCCGTGAGCGTCGGAGAACCGGCGCCGGCCGTATCGCTACGGCGCAGACTCGGGCGGGCGGATCTGCGGGCGGTACCTGAAGTACGCCGCGCACTGCGCGAGTTGCTGGGGCCATGGGGGAGGCCCGGACGATCGGAGATAGCGGAGCTGCTCACGAGTGAACTCGTCACCAACGCACTCGTCCACACCGACCACGACGCGGTCCTGACGGCCACCGTCGGACCCCGTGGACTACGGGTGGAGGTACGGGACTTCGTGGCTCGCAGGCCCAGACTGCGCGTACCGAACGCCGACGACGGTACGCACGGCCGGGGCCTGTTCCTCGTCCAGTCCCTCGCCGACGCGTGGGGCGTACGGGCGCACGGGGTGGGGAAGGCGGTGTGGTTCGAACTCGACGCGGGCGCCGCGTGA